The following coding sequences lie in one Takifugu flavidus isolate HTHZ2018 chromosome 4, ASM371156v2, whole genome shotgun sequence genomic window:
- the plxnb1b gene encoding plexin-B1 isoform X3 gives MVRHLFVLALKMLLSILLLAISFSVSVVRGSSPLSLYPTFVQNNTQFEHLALHPDPSIGWIYVGAQDHLFQLDRFLQPEYQTDTGPIIDSRECLPPVTESNCPQARITNNHNKLLLVDPYSMELITCGSVNQGICQKRSLDSVNNVFFSTERPVDTQYVAANHPNVSTVGLVVRPKPDRKPLMFVGRGYTSSHPPISTRNLAQEPVFSYEETAKLAVAGRLSEYDHHFVSSFAHRQHVYFFFYRRDLKSMSREYRTYVSRICLDDQAYYSYVEVPLTCRSMAGKVYNLLQAAQLGISKDGVVDSETLFGVFSTHSTSSFPPSEDSALCMFNLEDVDRRIISTRDLCYTQMGREAGVEVAYIEYEVKSNCANLPENTLETYPCGSDHTPSPMASRVPVEAETILNSPSARLTAVAVSVRAAHTIAFLGDSRGNLHKVFLGPNGEVEEYSVISVQKNAAISSDLILDQNEEHLFIMTPNMLQKRPVAECQQHPDCQSCLLAHDPYCGWCVLDGRCVLQSQCSRGQRPGEWLWSFDMDQQCLQVQELNPSNLSREESQTVSLTVPGLPLLDEGESYSCIFEDVHSPAVVSRDRVSCQSPNPGSLPVVPLGQDYITVSLSLRFGSVTITVRDFTFYDCTAVKQLSGRTPCRGCVRSRWGCNWCVQQHVCTHKPTCEDGAIIYNQHFKLPTSAPHTTKPVSPNPVTMATVALTTTTTRSVMMIAVPTSVMTTETINTPTLWTSSLHLPTTSSAQSTTGSPFLEVTTSPLPSVGTGKMSVVTRGIEASPAVTSSATEAAPDTVVLSEALDPVMPLVTPPPDPDSSTLNVVTAWSPTTPHEAKGALSTVETQTSPSQVVPLHTPFPVGEPPESDPLLNLTKPPSLGPSQESQPETGRPYHEVHLWTTEDMDVPTESALQPGNDSSTFSAATVLSGDGEIDHTPQSYPHMLDPDLDLDSQYIPANGFLPGDEGSYVSWGSSACPCLEKVQGSSLLPVGVERKITLLAQNLHLYQDVELDYECVLVIEGHTVVVDAFVESDDMNPSSFDITCQLHKYQYSSVGNQYNAMVYVKRRNTFHLDSSPDLFVTLYNCSVGRSDCSRCHTADQKYGCVWCGGAQASCLYSQSCSEPVQHTCPAPVIHSIEPLSGLLEGGTMVTISGSNLGQKVEDILHSVSVAGVPCSVISSLYEISSRIVCRTAASGGKNSGQVSVKVSGGELGLSTEMFTFQDPFVMSVSPHRGPKAGGTILTIIGRNLLTGRPSDLTVTVGRVSCHIMEPYSSSSLQCVTGSSNLTGQYRVTLHYSSGLRHLHSSTYRYTHNPNITLAMPTKSFLRGGRLIYVSGHNLDVVQEPRMVVTSSSFQLMQQRGKRMLPDHPECPENLQCFVREFSERCDVNSSSLMLCRSPSVDSSVMGSKMTVEFLLDNLRFNLSSLTPQGFTYEPNPDLRPLNQQDPMKAYRYNPGSFIQLEGENLDLAITKDEVVVLIGQGVCAVKTLTRNHLYCEPPPKQPPPISNGRKREGFDSLPEFTVQMGNLNFSLGKVQYDTIGLSTFPLEAQIGVGVGASIVALIVLIIVLIYRRKSKQAMKDYKKVQIQLENLETSVRDRCKKEFTDLMTEMMDMSSDLVGSGIPFLDYRMYAERIFFPGHRESPLRRDLDVQECRRQTVEQGLVQLSNLLNSKLFLTKFIHTLESQRTFSPRDRAYVASLLTVALHGKLEYFTDILKTLLNDLVEQYVAKNPKLMLRRTETVVEKLLTNWMSICLYAFLRDSAGESLYMLFRAIKHQVDKGPVDAVTGKAKYTLNDNRLLREDVEYRTLTLNVLVQGAGVSEYQPLPTKVLDCDTITQVKEKLLDQVYKGTSFSHRPHSDLLDLEWRSGVAGHLILSDEDLTSVVQGSWKRLNTLQHYKVPEGATVALVARHTKHIHHDNHDYMAGEKTPMLEDADEGGVRPWHLVKASEEPELPKHRRGSLRERERAKAIPEIYLTRLLSMKGTLQKFVDDLFTVILSTCRPVPLAVKYFFDLLDEQAGQHGISDSDTIHIWKTNSLPLRFWINIIKNPQFIFDVQASDHVDAVLSVISQTFMDSCTIAEHKLGRDSPINKLLYARDIPRYKQMVERYYSDIRQTVSASDQEMNSALAELSRVSTRDESIKYYINIKMLTNATLMFQNYSGELNYLVALHELYKYINKYYDQIITALEEDSTAQKMQLGYRLQQIAAAVENKVTDL, from the exons ATGGTCCGTCATCTTTTCGTCTTAGCATTGAAAATGCTTCTGTCCATCCTGCTGCTTGCGATCAGCTTTTCTGTCAGTGTTGTCAGAGGTTCATCTCCATTGAGTCTTTATCCCACCTTTGTCCAAAACAACACCCAGTTTGAACATTTGGCCTTACATCCTGATCCCAGCATCGGCTGGATCTACGTAGGAGCCCAAGATCACCTCTTCCAGTTGGATCGTTTCCTCCAGCCTGAATATCAGACAGACACTGGACCCATCATTGACAGCAGGGAGTGTTTACCCCCTGTAACAGAGAGCAACTGTCCACAGGCAAGGATTACAAATAACCACAACAAGCTTCTGCTGGTTGACCCTTACTCCATGGAGCTGATTACTTGTGGGAGTGTCAATCAGGGAATTTGTCAGAAGCGCAGTCTGGACTCGGTAAATAATGTATTTTTCTCTACAGAGAGGCCAGTGGATACTCAGTATGTTGCTGCTAACCACCCAAATGTTAGCACGGTAGGActggtggttcgccctaaaccTGACAGAAAACCACTTATGTTTGTGGGTCGAGGTTATACGAGCAGCCATCCACCTATTTCCACACGGAATCTTGCTCAGGAACCTGTCTTTTCCTACGAGGAGACTGCCAAGTTGGCCGTGGCAGGCCGTTTATCAGAATATGACCATCATTTCGTTTCATCCTTTGCCCATCGTCAGCATGTGTACTTCTTCTTCTACAGACGAGACCTGAAGTCGATGTCACGCGAATATCGCACCTATGTCTCTCGCATCTGTTTGGATGACCAGGCCTATTATTCTTATGTGGAAGTACCCTTAACATGTCGCTCCATGGCAGGAAAAGTTTACAACCTCTTACAAGCTGCCCAGCTGGGAATCTCCAAAGATGGTGTCGTGGACTCAGAAACTCTGTTTGGGGTCTTTTCTACTCATTCAACATCATCCTTCCCTCCTAGCGAAGACTCTGCCCTGTGCATGTTTAACCTTGAAGATGTGGATCGCAGGATTATCTCCACCAGAGACCTGTGTTACACTCAAATGGGGAGAGAAGCTGGAGTGGAGGTCGCTTACATTGAGTATGAAGTCAAGTCCAACTGCGCCAACCTGCCAGAG AACACTCTGGAGACCTACCCCTGTGGCTCTGACCACACCCCCAGCCCCATGGCCAGCAGGGTGCCTGTGGAAGCAGAAACTATCCTGAATAGCCCTTCGGCCCGCCTCACTGCTGTGGCCGTCAGCGTGAGGGCGGCTCATACCATCGCCTTCCTGGGAGATTCCAGGGGGAACTTACACAAG GTGTTTCTGGGACCAAATGGTGAAGTGGAGGAGTACTCTGTCATCTCCGTTCAGAAGAATGCAGCCATCAGTTCAGATCTGATCCTGGACCAGAATGAGGAACACCTGTTCATCATGACTCCCAACATG CTTCAGAAAAGACCTGTGGCTGAGTGTCAGCAGCACCCGGACTGTCAGTCCTGTCTACTCGCCCACGACCCCTACTGTGGCTGGTGTGTCCTGGATGGAAG gtgtgtgttgcagtCACAATGTTCCCGTGGCCAGCGTCCTGGAGAGTGGCTCTGGAGCTTTGACATGGATCAGCAGTGCCTCCAGGTCCAGGAGCTGAACCCCTCAAAcctcagcagggaggagagTCAAACT GTATCTCTGACTGTGCCTGGGCTCCCCCTGTTGGACGAGGGGGAATCGTACTCATGCATCTTCGAGGATGTCCACAGTCCTGCTGTGGTCAGTAGGGACAGAGTCTCCTGCCAGTCTCCCAATCCTGGCTCATTACCTGTAGTGCCTCTAGGCCAGG ACTATATCACAGTCAGCCTGTCCCTGCGTTTTGGCAGCGTCACCATCACTGTGAGGGACTTCACCTTCTACGACTGCACCGCTGTGAAACAGCTGTCTGGCCGTACACC TTGCCGTGGGTGTGTTCGGAGCCGGTGGGGCTGTAACTGGTGCGTCCAACAACATGTGTGTACCCACAAACCAACCTGTGAGGACGGCGCGATCATCTACAACCAACAT TTTAAACTTCCCACCTCAGCTCCTCACACAACCAAGCCTGTCAGTCCAAAtcctgttaccatggcaacagttgcGCTAACAACCACCACAACAAGGAGTGTGATGATGATTGCCGTACCCACCAGTGTGATGACCACTGAGACAATAAACACACCCACTCTGTGGACATCCAGCCTTCACCTGCCCACTACTTCCAGCGCCCAGTCAACCACCGGATCTCCATTCCTAGAGGTCACCACTTCCCCCCTGCCCTCGGTCGGGACTGGAAAAATGTCTGTAGTCACAAGAGGTATTGAGGCTTCACCTGCTGTCACCTCATCTGCCACAGAAGCAGCCCCTGACACTGTGGTTCTCAGTGAAGCTCTGGACCCCGTGATGCCTCTGGTCACCCCCCCTCCTGATCCTGACTCCTCCACCCTTAATGTGGTGACAGCATGGTCCCCCACTACCCCTCACGAAGCCAAAGGAGCATTAAGCACAGTGGAGACCCAGACCTCACCATCACAGGTCGTGCCCCTGCACACACCCTTCCCTGTGGGTGAACCTCCTGAATCTGATCCTTTACTCAACCTGACCAAGCCTCCCAGTCTAGGACCAAGCCAAGAGTCTCAGCCTGAGACAGGAAGACCCTACCATGAGGTGCACCTCTGGACTACAGAAGACATGGATGTTCCCACTGAGAGTGCACTCCAGCCTGGAAATGACTCGTCCACTTTTTCAGCTGCCACTGTACTCTCAGGTGACGGTGAGATTGACCACACCCCTCAGTCTTACCCTCACATGCTGGATCCTGACTTAGACCTGGACTCCCAGTATATTCCAGCTAATGGCTTCCTCCCG GGTGATGAGGGTTCATATGTTAGCTGGGGATCTTCAGCATGTCCTTGTCTGGAGAAGGTTCAGGGTTCATCGCTGCTTCCTGTGGGAGTGGAAAGAAAGATCACCTTACTGGCCCAAAACCTACACCTGTATCAG GATGTGGAGCTGGATTATGAGTGTGTTCTGGTCATTGAGGGACATACAGTGGTGGTTGATGCCTTCGTAGAGAGTGATGACATGAATCCATCCAGTTTTGATATCACCTGCCAACTGCACAAG TACCAGTATTCTAGTGTGGGGAATCAGTACAACGCCATGGTGTACGTCAAGAGGAGAAACACCTTCCACCTAGACAGTTCTCCTGATCTGTTTG TTACTCTGTATAACTGCTCTGTCGGTCGCTCTGACTGCAGCCGATGCCATACGGCTGACCAAAAATACGGCTGTGTATGGTGTGGTGGTGCTCAGGCCAGCTGCTTGTACTCACAGTCCTGCAGTGAGCCAGTCCAGCACACCTGCCCTGCCCCTGTCATCCACAGC ATTGAACCACTTTCTGGCCTGTTGGAAGGTGGAACCATGGTGACCATATCAGGCTCCAATCTGGGCCAGAAGGTTGAAGACATCCTCCACTCAGTGTCAGTGGCTGGGGTTCCATGCTCAGTGATTTCCAGCCTCTACGAGATTTCCTCCAG GATTGTGTGCAGAACCGCAGCCAGTGGTGGGAAGAATTCAGGACAGGTGTCTGTTAAAGTGAGTGGAGGAGAATTGGGCCTGTCCACTGAGATGTTCACCTTCCAG GATCCGTTTGTGATGTCTGTCTCACCTCATCGTGGACCTAAAGCTGGAGGGACGATTCTAACCATCATTGGGCGAAATCTGCTCACAGGAAGGCCATCTGACCTGACCGTCACTGTGGGCAGAGTGTCCTGTCACAT AATGGAGCCGTATAGCTCCAGCAGTCTTCAGTGTGTTACAGGCAGCAGTAACCTCACAGGTCAATACAGAGTCACGCTTCATTACAGCAGTGGTCTGCGTCACCTACACTCATCTACCTATAGATACACTCACAACCCCAACATCACCTTGGCCATGCCCACCAAGAGCTTTCTACG tggtgGGAGGCTCATCTATGTGTCTGGACACAACCTGGATGTGGTTCAAGAGCCTCGTATGGTGGTGACCAGCTCCTCCTTCCAGCTGATGCAGCAGAGGGGGAAGAGGATGCTTCCAGACCATCCAGAGTGTCCTGAAAACCTGCAGTGCTTTGTTCgagag TTCTCAGAGCGATGTGACGTGaactcctcctctctgatgcTCTGTCGCTCCCCCTCGGTGGACTCCTCTGTCATGGGGTCAAAGATGACCGTTGAGTTTCTTCTGGACAACCTTCGTTTCAACTTGAGCAGTCTGACTCCTCAAGGCTTCACTTATGAGCCCAACCCAGATCTGAGACCTCTGAACCAACAGGACCCTATGAAGGCTTACCGCTACAACCCTGGTAGCTTCATCCAACTGGAG GGTGAAAACCTGGACTTGGCCATCACCAAGGATGAGGTGGTGGTCTTGATTGGGCAGGGGGTGTGTGCTGTTAAGACCCTGACCAGAAACCATTTATATTGTGAGCCACCACCAAAGCAGCCTCCTCCAATATCGAATGGAAGAAAGCGCGAGGGTTTTGACAGCCTGCCTGAATTCACG GTCCAGATGGGCAACCTAAACTTCTCCTTGGGTAAAGTGCAGTACGACACCATAGGCCTGTCCACATTCCCCCTCGAGGCTCAGATTGGCGTTGGTGTTGGAGCATCTATAGTCGCTCTCATTGTCCTCATCATTGTGCTCATATACAG GAGGAAGAGTAAACAGGCAATGAAAGACTACAAGAAGGTCCAGATCCaactggagaacctggagaccAGTGTCAGAGATCGCTGCAAGAAAGAGTTTACAG acctgatgacggAGATGATGGACATGTCCAGCGACCTGGTTGGTTCAGGAATCCCCTTTCTGGACTACCGAATGTACGCCGAGCGCATTTTCTTCCCCGGCCACCGAGAGTCTCCGTTAAGGCGGGACCTAGACGTCCAGGAGTGTCGGAGACAAACAGTGGAGCAAGGCCTGGTTCAGCTGTCAAACCTGCTCAACAGCAAACTCTTCCTTACCAAG TTCATCCACACTCTGGAGAGCCAGCGTACTTTCTCCCCCAGAGACAGAGCCTATGTGGCATCTCTGCTGACGGTGGCGCTGCACGGCAAGCTGGAATATTTCACCGACATCCTCAAGACGCTCCTCAACGATCTAGTGGAGCAGTATGTTGCTAAGAACCCAAAACTGATGTTGCGGCG GACTGAGACTGTGGTGGAGAAGCTCTTGACCAACTGGATGTCCATCTGCCTCTATGCTTTCCTCAGG GACTCTGCAGGTGAGTCTCTCTACATGCTGTTCAGGGCCATCAAGCACCAGGTGGATAAAGGCCCTGTGGATGCTGTGACCGGCAAGGCCAAGTACACCCTGAATGACAACCGGCTGTTGCGAGAAGATGTGGAGTACAGAACTTTG ACGCTGAATGTGTTGGTGCAGGGTGCAGGGGTCAGTGAATACCAGCCCTTACCCACCAAGGTTCTGGATTGTGACACCATCACACAAGTGAAGGAGAAGCTTCTGGACCAGGTCTACAAGGGAACATCCTTCTCCCACAGGCCCCACAGTGACTTGCTCGACCTGG AGTGGCGATCTGGTGTTGCTGGTCATCTCATCCTGTCTGACGAGGATTTGACATCAGTGGTTCAGGGCAGCTGGAAGAGGCTCAACACCCTGCAGCATTACAAG GTACCAGAAGGAGCAACAGTTGCACTAGTTGCTCGTCACACCAAACACATTCACCACGACAACCATGACTACATGGCAGGAGAGA AGACTCCCATGCTGGAGGACGCAGATGAGGGTGGGGTGAGACCGTGGCATCTTGTTAAAGCTAGCGAGGAGCCAGAGCTGCCAAAACACCGAAGAGGAAGCCTGAGGGAGCGTGAGAGGGCCAAGGCAATCCCTGAGATCTACCTTACCCGCCTGCTGTCCATGAAG GGAACACTGCAGAAGTTTGTGGATGACCTATTCACCGTGATTCTCAGCACCTGCCGTCCAGTCCCGCTGGCCGTCAAATACTTTTTTGACCTGCTGGATGAGCAGGCGGGACAACATGGTATCTCTGACTCAGACACTATACACATCTGGAAGACCAACAG TCTGCCTCTGCGCTTCTGGATCAACATCATCAAAAATCCTCAGTTTATTTTTGACGTCCAGGCTTCTGACCATGTGGACGCCGTTCTCTCCGTCATTTCCCAGACTTTCATGGACTCCTGCACCATCGCTGAGCACAAGCTGGGCCGG GACTCTCCCATCAACAAACTGCTGTATGCCAGAGACATCCCTCGCTACAAACAGATGGTGGAAAG GTACTACTCTGACATCAGACAGACGGTCTCAGCCAGCGATCAGGAGATGAACTCCGCTCTGGCCGAGTTGTCCAGGGTGAGCACCAGAGATGAATCCATAaaatattatataaatataaaaatgttgaCTAACGCCACACTGATGTTTCAGAACTACTCAGGAGAGCTCAACTACCTGGTGGCGCTGCATGAGTTGTACAAGTACATCAACAAATACTACGACCAG